Part of the Gavia stellata isolate bGavSte3 chromosome 28, bGavSte3.hap2, whole genome shotgun sequence genome, GACACTCAAGAGAGCACTGGAccagaataattttcattttttttaacctgagaTAGGCACTACACAGAGCTTGCTTCTACAGCAGAGGAACAGTATTTTCTCCTCACTTTCCTCCTGCAACAGACTCAAATTCAGCAATTAACAGAGATAATGTAGACTCCCATCTGGTATAATGCCAGGAAGACTatgctttccttttaaagagcactattttaaaagcaatgatAAAAAGTGAAGTCATTGCACAACTGGAAATTGAGACAACTTCACtaaaaaactgaaaatctgaGACAGAACAGTCAATCTGGTGCCTCTGACTGTGTCTCCTAACACCGTCCTGTAGCGTTAAAGCCTGCTCATATTTTGGAAACCATCATAGGTGAATGGGGGGAAGTTTGGCAAACAGGAGGCAGTTTTGGGCAGGCATGCAATAGGGTTGATTTCACACGCCGTGAAGTCCTGCTCGCTGGTGAAGAACACACCATCATGCGAGTATATGGAGGGGTCCAGGTCATAGTAGTTGTAGGGTCTCAGGAGAAAGCCGACTGAGTTTCCCACTGTCACAGTGTTGGGAATATCCTCAGAGTGTGGGATGTGAAGGAAACCAGCGGTTATCCAGGCAACCAGGTCCTAGGCAGGGAAGAGTCACAAGACCGCTGTTATTTCAgaagcctgcagcagcagcgaTGGAAATCTGTGCAGGGGCCATGGAAAGTTACAGGAGACGAGGAGGGAACCTCCACGGGCACCAGCCTGGCCATGTTCCCACATGCTGAGCTCCCCCCCTCCTGGTAAAgatcccttcccttccccaaagaCCTGCCTGCAGCCATGGCCGCAGAGGTGCACCCAGCAGAAGGGCCCTTGCCCTGACCCCCATGGCCAAGCCCTGGCCTCGCAGAGATTTTCCTGATGTTTTGCCAGTGTTTCTCCATAGGGAGAAACAAACTCCTGCTCTGCACTCTAATTATGCGCTCTGACCAAAGCACCAAGCAGATACACAGAAAAGGGGATGGTCAAACCCACTTTCCTCAttccctggggctgctgctctcccagctgagCCCACTGTCCTGCGGGCAATGCCGGGGTTGCTCGGcccctggggcagctctggggctcccgctcagcctggggctgggTATTACAGCTCCAGCCCAGGGGACTCCGGCCCACCTCGTTGGTGATGGTCTCATTGTTGATGAAGTCGGCAAAGGCGACGGTGGGCGTCCATGGGTCGTTCTGGTTGTagatgctggtgctggtgggCTCCTCCTCCTTCCGCCTGGTGACGGCCAGCTGGTACCTAAGGACAAGAAAAGAGATGGGAGCAGacccctggggcagggcagagctAAAAGCCAGCTCCCCAGAAAGTCTGCAGAGCACAAGCCTGCCCCTACGGAGTAACCCCAGCCCAGAAGAGCATCTGCCCTGTGCCTCCCCATCAAGGAACATCCATGCGATGCCTCCCCAGCTGGTGAGGCTGGGGGCATCTCTGAGAACCTGCCATTCTGGTCAGAGCAGCCTGACCTTGCCCAGCTGATGGCCCTCTCCATGGAGCTGGCTTCAGGGACATGTTCCCCCGCAAAACTCGTGATCTGGATCCTGTAACCACGCTGGTGGCCCCACTTGTTTTTGCTGTTGGCTGCAAAGTAGATATATCTGGGCATCTTTGACTGGAGCCGGAAGGCAGCCTGGTCCTCTGTGTCCAGGACTTTCTTGGTGAGTCGTGGCCGCTCTATCTGCCGCTCCAGGCTCCAGGGAGCCCGCGTCATCTCAAATGCCATGTCGTGGGCCACCAGGGAGTTTTTCACCcctgcaaagcaaaagcaaagtcaCTGAGGAGCATCACCGCAGTCTTCTGTTCCCCACAGATGTCACTGCAGCCAGAGCTCgctctccccatcctccctttCTGCACCTGAGGCTCTGAGCACTGGGTCCGGCCTGTGAGAGCAGTTACTGCTCTGCAGCTCCACAGCAGCATGACTGGACGTTGTGCACGTTTATCTATGGCTGTACAACTGCATGTTTGTCTGACCCAGGCAACACAACGCTGTGGCAGACATCACCATCCCTGGCGACTCTTGCCCTCTACAAGGGAGAAGAGAGCCTCGTCCTAGTGCAGAAGAACAGGTTTGCTTCCCAGTGCAAGCACAGCCTAATTAACTCAAGTGCCTGATGGCCCAGGCACTGTGCGCTCATCAGCATGTGTCCTGGGAGCTGGAAAGCACTAGGAAGGGCCCAGGCTCTGAGCACATTTGCACATCACAGAACTGGAGCAGTGCTGTGCAGTTCAGGTCTTTCCACAAAGAAGAGTCATGAGCCAGAGGCTCAGAGCAACAGGAGGGGCACAAGAGGAAATAAATCCAGGGACAAGATGGCAAAGAGCTGGCTGGAGTGCTCGAGGGCCAACACCAGCACGGCTCTGGCAGAGGAGCCAGTGCTCAAGACCTGCTGCCCATCCCAGCCGGAGCGCATGGTCTAATGCCCTCCCGTGCTCCGCTCCCCTTGGCCCCACGCAACTTTCCAGCTTGCATAAAGACCATTTCAGAGCTGAACCTCTGGCCATCCTGAAAAGTTTGAGCAGCGCCTTGGGCCTGAGCTCCGGGGCTGCAGTCGAGGTCAGCACCAGAGCCCCATGGAAGAGGATCCACAGCCAGCAACCAGCCCattcacattttcttcccttttccgATGTGAACAATACTTTAAATCCACACCTCCCCTTCCAGTGATAGCAGCGACACTCCGATTTCATCCACCTTTTCCCTGTTCTTGCAGTTTTGCAATCCCCCATTTTTACCTAAGTACTCAAAACTCATCCTAAAACCACGTGGAACAGTCTTTAAATTTGTGTTTCccaattaaaatgaaattgggCGTAAATGGTAGGGGAAGACCTAGAAAACTGCAGCTGACACTCCCATTGCTGCTGCGAGCAAAGGATCCCTTGTACCCCTGGCAAAATGCAGTACAGCCCTAAGCTCAGAGCTGGCCACCAGCCCAGCATCTGCCTGCTGTGCCCACAGCCCTATGGAGAGGGCAGCTGCCTGTCCCACTCGCACACGAACAGCAGGAACAACTTGAAAAAGCTGTAAGAAGTGGGAATGTGAGCTGGAAACCACATCCCACCAAAACAGTTTGATCGACTCCGATTATCATTTGGGGCtcaggacagggacagggcacagagggaaaaatcccAAATTCTGCAGAGCCCTGGAGGTGTCAAGGCCAATGGGGTAGGGCTCGGTCTGTCTGcccaggcaggaggggaaggaccCCTTCCCATtaggggcaggggctgggtgcACAGTGGTCCTGGCGttatgcagcccaggaagcCGCAGCTCTGCACAGCACTTAGGGGTAACTGCATGGGACAGAGGGGCAACCTCTCCCTGCATGACAACAGCTTTTCAGTGCTCTAAAAACAGAAGGCAGACAGCTCTGTGTCAGCACACCATCTTAACCCAcacacagggagaaaaaactGTATAAGGACCAAAAGTCTAAAAGTACTCAAGGACAGCACAAAGGAGACAAGACCCAGACCTACCTCCCACGTCCAAATCCACTTTATAGTTGATGGAATGGGTGCGTATCGTACCCAGCGTGTGCTTCCAAACCCTATTGCCGTATCTCAGACCATCCCCGTGGAGAAAGGATGAGCTCGCATACCCCGTGGCCTGGACCTTGCCTTCAATGGCCCCGCTCTGATAGAAGATGAAGTCCCACACATAGTTGTGGTTGCCCACAGTTGCAATGGACCGAATCACCAGAGCAGAGTTGACCAGTCCCCCGTAGTAGAGCGACTGCAAGTTGGAGTAGTGGCGCCTCAGAGGAGAGCCCAGGTTCTGCTCAAAAATGCAGAGGgaagcctttttcttcctggggCTCAGGGACTCAGACAGAGAGTGTGTGTCGACATAGGTGGCTGAGTACGGGCAGTCAACCCCTCGCACCAAGGGGGAGGTGTAGCGCCCAATGCCAAAGCTCCCATCCATGTACCTCGTGGACATCCCTCCAGGGCAGTTGGAGCCATATACTGACAACGCCTCTTGGACACTGATTTCATAGGCAACCCTCTCCCCCTTGTGTCGGATGTCAAACAGGCGCAGGCCCCTGTTCACGCTCATCCCAAAGGCAAAGCTCCAGGCCTGGAAGAGGACGTGGTTGTTCCTGATGCTGTAGCGGGGACCCTGGGGCTCATACTGCAGAGGGAACAGCGCAGCCGAAGGTGCTCGGGGCTTCATGGACGAGAAGTCCCCATCCCGCGGTGCTTTCCCCACCTTCTCCACGCTGATGCGACCCTGCACGTAGGCACTCTCCAGCTGAACCATGTCCCTGTAGTACTGCCCGTTGTAGAAGACCCTGCTCACTGACCACCGGGAGATGTCCAGGCTGCTGTGGTccaccagcacctccagccccaCCGGGTGCACAAAGAACCCGCTCACGTTCTGAAACATGATGAACCAGGACTTACGGTCTCCAGACTGGAACCCGTGAGGGGCTGTGGTCTGAAACGCCACGTTGGTGCCGTCGTACTCAAACACTTCTTTCAGGAAGGTCGGGGCTGCAGCAAATGCCACTGTCTCTAAGAATGCTCCCACCTGCTCATACTCACTGCCCAGCATTGGTCTGCGGTGGTACGGCACCTTCCCCCCATACTTCTGCACTGTGACGTCCCGGTGATACACCGGCGTTGGCAGCGGACCCACCACATACTCCGTGACGTTGGGGTCTGGCTGGTTCCCAAAGTACAGCACAGCCAGCGCCTCCCGGGGGGGGCGAGGCCCCCCACCATCCAGGAACCGCAGCACCTCTGCCTTGGCGGGGACCTGCACGTCGATGGAGGCGATGCAGTTGTCAGAGGGCTTTGCACGCGAGGCATCAACCAGCTGCACCCCAAGGTTTCCCTGCAGGTACCGCACCACTTGCACCATCTCTTCAGGTGTCAGATCGGCAAAGACCAGGCTCTGGCTCGTGGACCCCGTCTTCTCCACAATGCGGGGCTGGGATCCACAGCTGGGTGATTGCCTCCCCCTGCTCAACAGCACGCAGGACAGAATGAAGATTATCACCGCCGCCCCGACCAGGAGACCGTAGGGAAGTTTGGGGTTCATCTCTCCGAGTGCAGATACAGCGTGTGGGGTTTGGCTGCAGCATCCAGAATACGTCCCTCACCTGCAGACCAGGCTCTTAATTCATTTGCTGACTGTGGGCGTAAAGGCGTCACTTgtgaggtggggagggagcctgGAGCTTGCATGGGACTCAGAGCAGATCACAGGTCCCAGCCAGTTCAGCCtgtttcctccccaccccagacaCACCGAGGAAGCCAGCTGGGGAGCCGGTGCCTGACTCACATCCCAAGCTACTGATGGGTTTCTCCACTGTAGGGTGACACCACGAAGATCCCCGGCCTCAGTCTGCCCAAGGGGCCTTTGCTTCTCCCAGCATCTCCCAGGACACCCCATCCCGTCTTATGTGGGAGCGCAGCAATGCCGTGGGGGCAGGctcagccagccctgctcctttCACACCCCAGTGCCCCAGgaccagccctgctcccctgAAGGGCTCGTCTAGGCTGGCACTCCAGGAGAGCCCAAGACCTGCTGGCTCCCCAGAACCTCCATGTGTCTGTTCTCCCTGTCGCCATTCTCTGTCGCCTCCAAGTCCCGCCCAACCCTGAGGGAAAGGACctggcagctccagcccagccccagctgtgGGCAGACTGGCTGAGATGGGAGGAAGCTCCCTAGCGAGAACAGGCAGCGCTCGCCAAACCCCTGGCAGCAACTGCAAGCGACAAGCAGTACCTGGAGCAGCTGCACCAGGAAGAACAGGACACCAGGACAACTAACAGGACACAGCTGTCCCCATTCAGCCATCCCAACCCCAGTGCAGAGGACACGATCTGTGGACAAGAGCTGTCATGGACAGAAACAGTTACTGTCAGGAAACCATTCAGTACTCCTGACCGCATGACAGACCTTCCCTGGCCAGGAGAGCAGCGAGCAGCCCTTCGGAGGCAGCGAGCAGGGGGCCAGGGCCACCCACCCGTGGTGTgaggcagctgctcctgcatGGCCACCAGCTTCTGCAAGGCTGGCTCCACTGCGCCCAGCCCCTCCTGAGGCAGCAGCGATAAATCACCGACAGCTGAGGATGGCGTTCCACAGATCGTGGTCCACTTCATGCCCTTCTGGTGGGGACACTTTgaggcacaggcaggaggggctggCCAGGGGCTGAAACCACTACAGCGCTGGATCAATTTACCACTCTTGCGATCATGTTAATTTAGGAACTTATGTTTTCATTCCCACTTCCAGCCAGGGTATAATTGCACTTTTTCCCTGCAGGTCCCACACCAGCCTCAGATCAGGATCCAAGAAACCTGTGTGGGAGATGACCCatttttgctgtgctgcagttttGCTTTCCCTGCGCTCAGAATGTGGGGATTCTGCAGGGTGCCTCTCAAGCACCCTGCATGGCCTCAAGCCCTGCTGCTCAGGACAGGGCTCCCCTCCCTCGCTAAGGAGAACAAGTCTGGGATTTTACACAACTCTTCTCAAGAGCATTTTGCAGCAGCCAGGGCTCAGGGGCTGTAAACAGAGCAGGGAACTGAGGGGCACACCAGTCACGGAAAAGGACCTTGCCACCATGCAGGAACTGTATTTTAGCATGTTTTTGAGCCTTGCTTACAGGAAGGGAACCAGTATCAGCCCCGTTTTCGACTGtaatggcagcagcaggacctTTCAAGGCCACACAAACCACTGCATCGCAGGCAGGTCCAAGAGAGGACACGTGCCAGGACTGAACACTTGCATTGAAGTCAGCTGCAGCTTCACATACATAGTTCTCCAATTACTCCCTGCAGTCCAGGAGACAGCACAGGTTACTGGAGCTGCATTGCTCCTCGGGCTGGTACAGATACAGTCCACTGCCTACCAGCGATCTCTTTGGTCCCATGCagatgtaaaacatttttttcccttacctTTTACAGGAGCAGGTTTCAATAACAGACACCGAATGCTGCCAGTCTGTGCACCCAGCACCACCAGTGCCCTTGCACCTTCCCAGACTGCAATGGCCTTTAAGGGGAAGCAGAGCTGCCCTTTCAGGCTGAGCATCCTTGCACCTCCCAGGGTTGATGCCAGCACTTCACTGCTCAGTCCGCCAGACGGTGCagaaggagctgctcctggACTCAAATAACCCTCTGCAGGAAGCCGCCGCCAAAAACCGTGACTCTGTGCAGGAGCAGGGGAATTCACTGGCTCACTGCAGCGGCTTTGAAGTCCGAGAATCAGGATCCAACTTACACGTGTTTCCTCAAAAGAGAAGCAGGGATAGAGCTGCACAagctcagccctgcagagcaCCAGTCCAGCCACCCTGCTTTATGTTGGGCAGTCGAGATACAAAACGGAATTTTCCAAGTTACAAGGAGCAGCAGGACCAGCAACAGGCGCAACAAGTAGCAGGCTCACACCTTCAGCCCTGCAGACAGGGCTGTGTCTCCCTGTCTGCCTGGCCATGCCTATGGCAACACGCACCGTGCCAGACGTGAGGCCTCAAggaaacacaaacattttccaGCTACTACCTTTCATACTTTCCCTGGGCTGAACACAGAGGTCCCAGACAATTCACACTGCCTTCAACACCATGACCTTGACAGGCTATtttatacacagaaaaataattttgcaatgaAAGATAATGTTAGGAGAGTGAAAAAGCAGAGTTCAGATGTCAGTTATTAGGTATTCTACAGACTAGGATGCAATCCCCCCCAAAGCTCTGGGGTTTACCAGTATAATGGCAGACATTAAAGGAAGACCCAGACCTACCTCCCACATCCAAATCCACTTTATAGTTGATGGAATGGGTGTGTATCGTACCCAGCGTGTGCTTCCAAACCCTATTGCCGTATCTCAGACCATCCCCGTGGAGAAAGGATGAGCTCGCATACCCCGTGGCCTGGACCTTGCCTTCAATGGCCCCGCTCTGATAGAAGATGAAGTCCCACACGTAGTCATAGTTGCCCACAGTTGCAATGGACCGAATCACCAGAGCAGAGTTGACCAGTCCCCCGTAGTAGAGCGACTGCAAGTTGGAGTAGTGGCGCCTCAGAGGAGAGCCCAGGTTCTGCTCAAAAATGCAGACGGCATTTTTACTAATTCTAGAGACCTGGGAATGAGCAAGGTAGTGCACATCCAGGTACGTTGCTAAATAGGGGCAGTCAACCCCTCGCACCAAGGGGGAGGTGTAGCGCCCAATGCCAAAGCTCCCATCCATGTACCTCGTGGACATCCCTCCAGGGCAGTTGGAGCCATATACTGACAACGCCTCTTGGACACTGATTTCATAGGCAACCCTCTCCCCCTTGTGTCGGATGTCAAACAGGCGCAGGCCCCTGTTCACGCTCATCCCAAAGGCAAAGCTCCAGGCCTGGAAGAGGACGTGGTTGTTCCTGATGCTGTAGCGGGGACCCTGGGGCTCATACTGCAGAGGGAACAGCGCAGCCGAAGGTGCTCGGGGCTTCATGGACGAGAAGTCCCCATCCCGCGGTGCTTTCCCCACCTTCTCCACGCTGATGCGACCCTGCACATAGGCACTCTCCAGCTGAACCATGTCCCTGTAGTACTGCCCGTTGTAGAAGACCCTGCTCACTGACCACCGGGAGATGTCCAGGCTGCTGTGGTccaccagcacctccagccccaCCGGGTGCACAAAGAACCCACTCacattctgaaacaaaacaaaccaggtGATCCGATCTCCAGACTGGAATCCACGGGGAGCAGCTGTCAGGGCTGCTAGACTGGCTCCATCATACTCCATTACTTGACGCATGAAAGATGGAGCCGTGGGGAAcacttggctttttaaaaaccctGCAATCTGTTTGTATTCAACAGCCAGTGTTGGTCTGCGGTGGTATGGCACCTTCCCCCCATACTTCTGCACTGTGACGTCCCGGTGATACACCGGCGTTGGCAGCGGACCCACCACATACTCCGTGACGTTGGGGTCTGGCTGGTTCCCAAAGTACAGCACAGCCAGCGCCTCCCGGGGGGGGCGAGGCCCCCCACCATCCAGGAACCGCAGCACCTCTGCCTTGGCGGGGACCTGCATGTCGATTGAGGCGATGCAGTTGTCAGAGGGCTTTGCACGCGAGGCATCAACCAGCTGCACCCCAAGGTTTCCCTGCAGGTACCGCACCACTTGCACCATCTCTTCGGGCGTCAGATCGGCAAAGACCAGGCTCTGGCCGTCATCGGTGTCCTCCTGCTCAGGGGGCTGGTGCTGGCAGGTGCTGGGGGCCCCTCCTCTGGTCAGCAACACACAGACTAAAGCAAATATCGTGGCTAAAGCCAGAATGAGGAGGATGAGCACTGTTTTCATgtgcatgctgctgctggtcctgaGGCATTCACAGCAGCTTTCAGAGCAGGGTTTCTAGCTGCTGCCGCTGTCAGTTTACGCTGCACTGGATGGATTAGCACGGAAAGTACAAAAGACTGGGAGAGGCTAGGGGAGGAGATCTGAAATTCGTGGTAACCAGAAAGGGCAGATCTCCTCTCTCAGCTGCAGCCTTCTCTGTCCTCCACAAGCAGTGCCCTGAAAGAACTAGTGGAGATGCAGGGTCAGTGACTCAGACAAGTTTCACATAATTCTGTTACTTTTTCAGTCCAACCTAGCTTCCTGAGGTTGCCTGTAAAAACGAAGATCCTGCAGTCAGCCTGAGGTGGCTGGGACCACTGTGAGGCTTTGACAAGCTGGGAATTGTTGCCACACTGTAGAATTTCACCTCTTTGCAACTCACCGAATTTCCTTGTATATCAGGCTATTTCCTTGTAAACATTCCCCCTGGCAGCATGATTCCAAGCTTGGAGTTAccttttactttatttttttaaatcttccacATGGAAGCCTTTGCTGAAAACACATCCATCTGTGTAGTAGTAGAAAAACTTTGGCAGGCATGGAGAGATGTAGTTCAGGATGAGATTCAGGCCCCAATGCACTGGGAACAACTAGCTCTTAGTTTGCACCTCTGAACAGCTATGAACTAATTAATCCCCCAGCATTCCACTGAGACAAGACCACGCAGCTTTTGTCTCTGCCTCCAATTCAAAGATAAACTGAGGTGCAGCTTCTGAGAAGTTCCCTCGAGGACAAAACCACCCCCAACCTGTGGCATCCAAGCAGGCAGCCGAAGGCAGCGCCCGCTTTCACTGTGCTGCCAGGCTACCGCTGCCCAGGCTGAGGAGCCACCTCCAGGATGTCTACCAAAGGTTGTGACAACTGCCCTCTGCCATCCCCTCAAAAGGTGTGTCTGCTGGTCTCACAGCCCTGTTGAAAGTCCTTGGCAGAGCGAGGCAGCCAGACAACAGGACTCGGTGCTCCATCCTGCCATGCGGCAGATGCTTGGGGTAGACAATACACACCGCTTTAGCTACaatccctgcctgtccctgagCTGGTGCTGAGAAGCACAAGGCATCCAAGAGAACCAGGGCTGGAGATTCAACCCAACATTTCCACGCCTGCTGCCAGCGTCACCTCACCTCACCCTggccttctcttcctcctccagtcAGAGTTTCCCAGTGGGAGACAGCCCCCCCACAGCCTCAGCACTGCCTCCAGTTCTTCCTCTGCAGCGGATCTTGCCCTGGACTCAGCCCCTCCGTGGTCCTCCGG contains:
- the LOC104263087 gene encoding membrane primary amine oxidase-like, with product MHMKTVLILLILALATIFALVCVLLTRGGAPSTCQHQPPEQEDTDDGQSLVFADLTPEEMVQVVRYLQGNLGVQLVDASRAKPSDNCIASIDMQVPAKAEVLRFLDGGGPRPPREALAVLYFGNQPDPNVTEYVVGPLPTPVYHRDVTVQKYGGKVPYHRRPTLAVEYKQIAGFLKSQVFPTAPSFMRQVMEYDGASLAALTAAPRGFQSGDRITWFVLFQNVSGFFVHPVGLEVLVDHSSLDISRWSVSRVFYNGQYYRDMVQLESAYVQGRISVEKVGKAPRDGDFSSMKPRAPSAALFPLQYEPQGPRYSIRNNHVLFQAWSFAFGMSVNRGLRLFDIRHKGERVAYEISVQEALSVYGSNCPGGMSTRYMDGSFGIGRYTSPLVRGVDCPYLATYLDVHYLAHSQVSRISKNAVCIFEQNLGSPLRRHYSNLQSLYYGGLVNSALVIRSIATVGNYDYVWDFIFYQSGAIEGKVQATGYASSSFLHGDGLRYGNRVWKHTLGTIHTHSINYKVDLDVGGNTCKLDPDSRTSKPLQ
- the LOC104263655 gene encoding membrane primary amine oxidase-like gives rise to the protein MNPKLPYGLLVGAAVIIFILSCVLLSRGRQSPSCGSQPRIVEKTGSTSQSLVFADLTPEEMVQVVRYLQGNLGVQLVDASRAKPSDNCIASIDVQVPAKAEVLRFLDGGGPRPPREALAVLYFGNQPDPNVTEYVVGPLPTPVYHRDVTVQKYGGKVPYHRRPMLGSEYEQVGAFLETVAFAAAPTFLKEVFEYDGTNVAFQTTAPHGFQSGDRKSWFIMFQNVSGFFVHPVGLEVLVDHSSLDISRWSVSRVFYNGQYYRDMVQLESAYVQGRISVEKVGKAPRDGDFSSMKPRAPSAALFPLQYEPQGPRYSIRNNHVLFQAWSFAFGMSVNRGLRLFDIRHKGERVAYEISVQEALSVYGSNCPGGMSTRYMDGSFGIGRYTSPLVRGVDCPYSATYVDTHSLSESLSPRKKKASLCIFEQNLGSPLRRHYSNLQSLYYGGLVNSALVIRSIATVGNHNYVWDFIFYQSGAIEGKVQATGYASSSFLHGDGLRYGNRVWKHTLGTIRTHSINYKVDLDVGGVKNSLVAHDMAFEMTRAPWSLERQIERPRLTKKVLDTEDQAAFRLQSKMPRYIYFAANSKNKWGHQRGYRIQITSFAGEHVPEASSMERAISWARYQLAVTRRKEEEPTSTSIYNQNDPWTPTVAFADFINNETITNEDLVAWITAGFLHIPHSEDIPNTVTVGNSVGFLLRPYNYYDLDPSIYSHDGVFFTSEQDFTACEINPIACLPKTASCLPNFPPFTYDGFQNMSRL